Within the Astyanax mexicanus isolate ESR-SI-001 chromosome 9, AstMex3_surface, whole genome shotgun sequence genome, the region atgtaatttaatgaaaTATTAACTTTATCAAACATATACATTACCTGGCAGGGGCAGGTGCTGCCCCACTCCTGCTGCACAATGTTACTGACTCCCTGCAGGGCAGCCTCTAGGCAGGTTTTATCATAGTCCTCCAGATTGTTCAATGCCTCCTGCAAAACAAATGATTAAGAAAGAGTAACATTAATGGAGTGATGCGCTTAAAACACATTGTACAGTGCAAACAACTCTGTTAGCGTTAAGATAAAATTAAGACAGTATAAAAATATTACCACAGCATGACCGCTGGCAGCATTATGCATATTGATTCATACCTGTAATGTGTTGTAGTCTCTGGTGAATGGTACCATGAGCTCCCAAAGGGAAGAAAACACTACAAGGGCTGTGAACTCTAGCCTGTAATTTGTAGCCATGTGCTCAAACAGCATGGTCAGTCCATGAACAGCTAGATTCTTCCTCTGAAACTCTTCACTGCCCTCCAAAGACACAGGTCGTGTCATGGAGAGCGAAGCATCCATCAGAACCACAGTCGGCATGACGGCTGTGTTCTGCTTCCACTATTAAGAAATTAGGGACGGTCCGGCAGCCCACCtgtaaaaagagcagaaactcaCTTAGCCTTTATCATCaaataaattgtatttgtatagcgcttttacaactgatgtcgtcacaaagcagctttacagaaatgagaTCGCAGAACAGAATGACgcaaaacactgaacataaaaTAAAGACCCAAGTGAGCATGTAatcaaggaaaaactccctcagagctggaggaggaagaaacactgggaggaccaagactcacatataaggggtaACGTTACCCATCCTACTACTAACCCACTAAACTGTATTTTCTTTGACAAAAACATAAACTTAAATCTAAATGTAAAACCTGAATTAGTAGGCATAAATTACCTCCTTACAAGTAAATTATCAATTAAAAATACATAGTTGTTTATGTTACAATACCATGACATATCGATTTATTCGTACACCAAAGTTAAATAGCCATACACTAGTCCGTTAGTTAACACATTGCTAAATATTCAAACTGTGTTAAaaatcacaacaacaaaaaaaattacaactcCTTCATCCGTTTTAGCACAGTAACGGCAGCTGACCTAACTTCAACTGACATTAGCTACAGTTTCAGTGCAGGTTAGCTACGTAGCTTAGATAACACTAGGCTAGCTAACGAGCACAGCGCTAGAAAATGACAGCAATTGCACGTAAGTTACCGATAAAAAGGTTAAACGCGGCGGAGTTAGGGTTTTTTCGTGTCGGTTTACTGAAAATATCTAAATTTAAACTAAGTTACTAGCGAAGCCTGCGCGCTGCTCCTGATCACCAGTGGTTAAAACACTAAACCACTTATAGACACCACTACTGCTCCCAAAACAGCCGCCTCCATTAACTCTCTACAGACAGGCGGTACTGTTCCTAACAGCGGCTCTTTTTGCTGCACAGGCAGTGAAATTACACAAAACATGAGTAATAAAGCTGACTTTACCCATCatcacagtttcacacacacaaagatctcCTCCGGCAGAGTTACTGTGCTCTCAGCATCCAGCCCGGCCAGAAACAACTCACACCTTACAATTAGTTCCTAGCGAGGCGCAGAACCAGTCAttaaaattaggagaccactaccgtttctccgattttgctatttatatgtatatgtttgagtaaaatgaataaaaagcaaGTAAAAATTAAGTAAGTTTGTTGCcatttgaagcatttatttgcagaaaatgagaaatggctgaaataagaaaaaaatgcagagcttttagaccgcaaacaatgcaaataaaacaagcttatattccaaaagttttaagagttcataaatcaatatttggtgaaataactctgtttttttttttattaaagtctttatgtatcttggcatgttttctcctccgcaagtcttacacactgcttttggttaactttatgccactcctggtgcaaaaatataagcagttcagcttggtttgatggcttgtgatcatctatcttcctcttgattatattccaaaggttttttttttttatttggtgaaatcaaagaaatcatgataatattttaaagttattttcagCCCATCTCAgccattaaaatatttatttaaaaacaaaaccatatcaccataaataaataaataaacaattaaataactaaacaaattaataaagggtgagagacaaagagacaaggagaaagaggctgagagagacagagaaaagagggagagagagaagtgagaaagaggaaagaggaagaaagagagagagaaaaacgagagagagaaagagagggtgagagagagcgagtgaaagagagaaagaagagagagtggggtgagagagagagaaagagggagggtgaataagagagaaagaaagggagagtgagagatattaaataattaaatatataattatactaTTATTAATGGTGAAACAGTTGAAAGGACATACACACGCGCTGGTTATTATTCAGACAGCACAGCagtttctttcactctctctctcacaacgAGAAAAAGTCCCTCAAAAGTACTGCGATCTCTTTTTagctgttttctgttgttttcttcGCATCGTCTTTTTCATTTCTACACGTTATTTCTTCTGTTTGTTCCGCTTCGCACTTCGTAAAGAACCAACAAACGGCTGGAATAATTGGGCTGAAATGGTTCAAGACATAATGAGAGAGTAGGGAGACAGGACACATAATCCTCTTAAAAGACTTCAGGTATTAGGTATTATGCTGATCCACGGTGAAGAGCTGTCCTGCGGTGCGTCCTGATTGACCTGAGCCGCTGCGCCCAGCATGCTCGCCTGTCCGCCGGAGCTCCGAGTGCAGCCCAGCTGTGTGGCCAGCAGCCTTCAGCAGCGCCCcggctccagcagcagcagcaccgccGCTCAGTACAGCTGCTCTCCAGCGACCAGCACCACCACAGCATCGCTAACCACGGACCACAGCACGGTAACCCTTACCCACTCTTCTACACTAACGCTGAACCATACAATAATAACAGCAGAAATACTTAAACTGGCTTGTGCTTTTCGTTCTTTCtcagtctatatattttttttcattcattcagttGTTTCCTTTTCTATAAAAGTCTTCAGTTTATTATGTTTTCTTTTCTATCTATTCCTCATTCATTCTACTCTTTCTTAcctattgttattattttactttctgCCCATATCTCTTTTtaactctctttctatctctctgtctctgctgtTTATTATTTCTTCCTTTCCTCTAGTGATTGctaaaatgtagttttaaaatgtttaatatgtgaCTTTCTAAAGGATTTATATCTTATCTTAAGTAATCTTACATTATTTGAATAtagcacagtaccagtcaaaggtttgagcacactctttttaatgtttttttctttataattttaattattttccacattgtaaattcatactgaagacatcaaaactatgaagaaacatatatggaattatgtagtaaacaaaagtgtTACACATAccacaaaatgttttaaaaacaaatcataaaaatgTTCATTATGGCACCATTTTCTACTGGAATGGCAGAAGGGCACTCATAGATGGGCAATGATTTATTCCATTGTGAACATTTCTTGGTATAGAGTGCAGAAGTGGCACTTTTTTTATCACTATTTTTTTAAGTGAAGCCACAGGATcacgttttctttttttgcagcattacttttttgcattttatgatgcttttttttattaccatGGGAGCACCAGAGGGGGCAGTTGCCTCCCTAGCCCAACCGACTCTCCTTACctaaatctatattttttaataaccTTCAGAAGAACCTACAATGGTTTTCCAACGGTCTATATGGAGCTCTAAGAGGTGCTGAGCACTTGTTGTGTTAGCTATTTTTTCTTCAATATGTGGTCCAactcattttaaaacattagttTCGGGTAAGTGATTGTGGaggtcaaacacttttttgtttactataataattccacatgtgtttcaTTCATTTGTGTTCAGTATGATTGGTACTGTATTAAAATGACATTAGCTATAAAAACCTcactgtttattattatgttactattaatctGTATTTCTGATAGTAATTCTCATAGCAGATGCACACTAATACCAACCTGTTGCTGTTGGACCTCTATGCTTTTGTATCTGTAACCTAGAGGCCTAGGAGTGGATTCCTCCAGCTCTGAGAGAATGAGATGTTTCGCTCTGTGACAGGGCACTACACACCCCATCCTTATTTGGGGGAACTCTTTAGACATACTGGGTTTTTCTGCCCAAACAAGCAACTTGGTGCCCTTTAGGAAACAAAGAGCAAGATGTATCTAACTCGGAGAAAGAGACTTCAGCTGAGCCGGATTATATTTCTCCTGTCTGGGGTTTTGCTTTGCTGTATATACCAACTTACCATCAGGACCAGACTACCAGAACCATGGCCAGAACCTCAGATTGGAGAAGAGCCAGAAGATGACCCAGAGGATAGTTTGGAAAAACCCACTCAAGGACTGATGCAGGAACCAGGAGTAACGACTAAGctgaccaccaccaccagcaccactactactactactactactactacaactactacagcGCTGGAGGCCCTAACTCACACAGATGCGGTTCATCCACCAGAGACAACTGCCACCACCATGACCCCTCCGAAAACAGAGACAACTGGGACAACGGAGTTAACCACAATCCTAACCACAAACAGGACGATCATCCACTGCATCTATGTGGACCCAGACCTTCCAAAGCCCACTCCAGCTCCCACACCAGCTCCTGAAATCACTACACCTTCACTCACAACCACTGCAGCCACCCCTGTACAGCCCCCTCACATTAAAGGCGAGTACCCCGTGGACATCTTCTCCGTTGAGGATCGGCGTAAAGGCTGGGTAATTCTGCACATCTTTGGGATGATATATATGTTTGTTTCGTTGGCTATCGTGTGTGACGAGTTCTTTGTCCCTACTCTTGGAGTCATCACTGACAAGCTGGAGATTTCGGACGATGTTGCTGGGGCGACGTTCATGGCCGCTGGAGGCTCTGCCCCTGAACTCTTTACCTCCTTGATTGGCGTGTTCATCTCACATAGCAACGTGGGTATTGGGACCATCGTGGGTTCAGCTGTCTTTAACATCTTGTTTGTCATTGGAATGTGCGCTCTGTTCTCCCGGGAGATGCTCCACCTCACCTGGTGGCCTCTGTTCCGGGACGTGTCCTTTTACATCATGGACCTCATCATGCTTATCATCTTCTTCCTGGACAACACCATCATGTGGTGGGAAAGCGTAATGTTGGTGGGGGGCTACTGCCTTTATGTCTACTTTATGAAGTTCAACGTCCAGATCGAGCGTGCGTTCAAGTCTCAGATCAGCAAGCACAAgaacattgtgaaagtcatctcAGTGGAAGAGCCTGAGAAGGTGTGtcctatttattttttcctttgaaCAAGGTAcacctttaaaaataaaggtgcaaaAGGGAACCAAAGTTGTTCTTTGCAACATTGTGATTGAAAAAGATTTTAGTGGTAGTAGTATATTTAAAGGTTCTTTGAAGCATTTTTCAATATCGGCTGAATAGCAAGTTGAATGGTAGAAGGTTTGACCTGTCTGCAGAACCTTAAGTTAACCTAAGTTGGCGAACTGCTTCAAAGAACTACTCTTGTTCATcctaaacacagtaaaaacatttGTATGGGAAACTGTGTGGTTTATACActgatatacatttttaaaaagtgacGGCAAGAAACAGGTTTGGATTTTACAAattgtacattacattacttaaatgttttacacacatacatgcaaGATAAACAATGCTAGTGAGCTAACAGTTATAGGTAGCCACATGCAGCTGAATATTTAAGTCATAATAGCATCTAGAAGCAGCTAAAGGCATCTTCTAACATAAAGTATGTTTTAACAAAGCACAAAGATCTACTCACTGTGCTGTTAATAACTCAATACCACGCACAGACATAGAATATGCTTACCAATGCACTTATGCTGGCGtaataatttaagaaaataaCAAATTCCATTGTAAACTAGACAAAACTTGTAATTACCAGCTCAAAGGTATCACTCTCCAGGCTGCAGGTAACTCTACCATTTGAACTACTTTTCCTACTCACTTTAAATCATTAGCAGTGCAAACTTGTGAAGCTAGCTTCTAACTCAAAACAGtgcatgttagaatttttggcCCAATTCACACCTGTCAACATGAGTTGACATGAGTGAACTGGCTTTATCTGAATGGCTATGCATTTTGGCAGACAAAACAACTAGCTTAGCTTGCATTCCAGCCACATGTATCACCATTACCTATTAGCATATAACTGTAGCATGCTCTGCCATCTTGTGCTAACAGCTACAGTACATCATAAGGAAGCACTGTAAGTGATTTGCAGCACACAATTAGAGCATGTTAATGTGGATCAGGAGGTAGGCAGGTATACAGAAAGGTATGCCATATACACTTTTTTTCAatgtaagtgatttttttttacagtcctgTGGCTCTACATAGAAAGCTACTGTTTCTTTTTCTCCAAGCATTTACTGACTGCTATCAGGACATAAAGGGTATTTCAGGTAATCTAACACATACTGTTTTTTTAGACACATACTATTGCTTAACTATAGACTTTTCAATACTGATACTAAAATAGCTGTAATTTTGCTTCAGTTCTGCCTAACAGATTGAGCGAAATGATATTATAACACTGTATCCAAAACAGACAACAGTGAAATGCAATTGTGTTATGTTTATTCATTAAGCAGACACACGTGTGTTAGCCTTTGATGAGACAAATGAAAAGGATCTCTTGTGTTTGTGAGAGCGAGACCTCGCTAATGAGTGGTTCTGTAATGCGTGACGTGGTTCGTGCAGGCTGACAGTGGGACTTCAGTCAGTGTTAATGTTGTGCACTAAAATGATCTAATACTGCTTCCACTGTTTTTATTAGGGATGCACAGACTATTATACAACTGAAGAGTAAGCGAAAATACCTAATAACTTATAACAACATATAATTACTTATGTATTTGAAGCCatactgtgctttgttggtatgtctgctgtaGAGACgtaggaaaatattgatatatcgatTCATTGTACTATTTTATTTTGCAGTACTGTATCAATTTTCAAAAGCAAAAAAACgtaattaattaatgattaattaacattttaatgattaatttgcAAGTAAAGAGTGTAAATAATCCAGTGGCTTATTTAGTGTTGAGTTTAAACCCTGAACACTACACTAGACTGCTTATCTTTATCtcagatttttaaatgtataacagttttcctaaaatgtgacttaataaattacaatatattaacttatttacagtatcacaatatatcacctaCGACATTATATACAAATTTTATTACCAtttcttttttataaagaaaTTGTTTGCTGTAATATTGGTAGATCCatagtttttaaacacattgcTCTGATGCGGCTAGAATGTGTTGACTAGCTGCCCTCCTCATCCTCACTTTCTCTCAGCTTAGATGGTGTGATGAGTGAGCGTTTTAGAGAGATCAACACTTACACTAATCTGATATAATGTttctacacacactgtacaggCAGTACTGCATGAGGAGATTACTTATAGTATTGAAGAGGTTCACCTCACACTATGCTGTGAACTGATGGTCAATTTGATGAATTATGCTTATTAAGGAACAGCAGCCTTTCTTTgggcatctttttttattatttacaagaATGGCGTAACAACTTATACTTACAAAGAAAGATCTTTAAAGCTTGTTGAATCTCAAGGCAATGTATTTAAAACCATACTACTTACTGTAGATCCACAGGACCCCCGAGAAAACATTTTTCTAACAGATTTAGCTAATTAACTTTGATAAATTACAGTGACTGCTGTAATTGTGTCAG harbors:
- the slc24a1 gene encoding sodium/potassium/calcium exchanger 1 isoform X4 → MYLTRRKRLQLSRIIFLLSGVLLCCIYQLTIRTRLPEPWPEPQIGEEPEDDPEDSLEKPTQGLMQEPGVTTKLTTTTSTTTTTTTTTTTTTALEALTHTDAVHPPETTATTMTPPKTETTGTTELTTILTTNRTIIHCIYVDPDLPKPTPAPTPAPEITTPSLTTTAATPVQPPHIKGEYPVDIFSVEDRRKGWVILHIFGMIYMFVSLAIVCDEFFVPTLGVITDKLEISDDVAGATFMAAGGSAPELFTSLIGVFISHSNVGIGTIVGSAVFNILFVIGMCALFSREMLHLTWWPLFRDVSFYIMDLIMLIIFFLDNTIMWWESVMLVGGYCLYVYFMKFNVQIERAFKSQISKHKNIVKVISVEEPEKENGTSTEDNAPPEPPEDKNRLKLKPTLQRGGSSASLHNSTMRNTIFQLMIHTLDPLGEGEDSKTEEAKDSKEPEASKEEGSKDKAEGQKEEPESAAAAEGEDKGEGAEGSGGSEDSEEDSEEDSDEDSDDDDDDEDEEDEDGEDGEENDEPLSLEWPETRRKQATYLFLLPIVFPLWLTVPDVRNPASKKFFVITFLGSIVWIGVFSYLMVWWAHQVGETIGISEEIMGLTILAAGTSIPDLITSVIVARKGLGDMAVSSSVGSNIFDITVGLPVPWLMYSSFHGLAPVAVSSNGLFCAIVLLFLMLLFVIISIAVCKWRMNKKLGFTMFLLYFVFLVLSVMLEDRIIVCPVSI